A stretch of DNA from Candidatus Methylomirabilis sp.:
CGGCCAACCTTCGGAATTTTTTGGGCTTTGCGGGCTTGTGGGGGGGCAGGGGGGGCAGAATGGAGGAGGCGCGCCGTGCCCCCGATCCGATTCGGCACCTCGGGCTGGCGGGGGATTCTGGCGGAGGATTTCACCTTTGCCCGGGCCCGGATCGTCACCGCCGCCATCGCCCGCTACGTGAAGGAGAGTGGGCTGGCCGGACGGGGGGTGGTGGTCGGGTACGACACCCGGTTTCTCTCGGAGGCCTTCGCTCGGGAGGCGGCGGCGGGGCTGGCCGTGCGGGGGCTGCCGGTCTATCTCTGCAGCCGGGACACGCCCACCCCGGCCATCGCGACGGAGATCCAGCACCGGAACGCGGCGGGGGGACTCAACATCACCGCTAGCCACAATCCCCCCGAGTACAACGGCATCAAGTTCTCCATGGCCTCGGGCGGCCCGGCCCTCCCGGAGGTGACGGCCGCCATCGAGGCCGAGGCCAACCGGCTCCTGGAGGGCCCACCCCTTCCCCCGGCCGCCCTCGCCGGCCCCCCGGCCGCTCCGATCACCCCCACCGATCCGTCCCCTCCCTACAGAGAGCGCGTCCTCGCGCTCCTGGACATCCCGTGCCTCCGGCGCGCGCGCCTCAAGGTCGTCGTGGACCCCCTGTACGGGACGGGACGGGGCTACCTGGATACCCTCTGCCGCGAGGCCGGCTGCGACGTGACGGTCATCCACGCGTCCCGCGACCCGCTCTTCGGGGGCGGGACGCCCGAGCCCAGCGCCGAGAACCTGGCGGATCTCGCCCGCGCCGTCCGGGAGACGGGGGCGCACCTGGGCCTCGCCACCGACGGCGACGCCGACCGGTTCGGCCTCCTGGACACCGACGGCACCTTCGTCGAGCCCAACTACCTCCTGGGGTTGTTGCTGGACTATCTGGCCGGGACGAGGGGGTGGGAGGGAGGGGTCGCGCGCTCGGTCGCCACGAGCCACCTGGTGGACGCCGCGGCGCGTCGCCGGGGGGTGCCGGTCTACGAGACGCCGGTCGGCTTCAAGTACATCGGCGACCTGCTGACCCAGGGGAAGATCCTCCTGGGCGGGGAGGAGAGCGCCGGCCTCACCGTGCGGGGACATGTCCCGGAGAAGGACGGGATCCTGGCGTGTCTCCTGGCGGCGGAGCTCGTCGCGGCGAGCGGCGGGCTGTCGGTCGCGGCCCTTCTCCAGAATCTCTACCGGGCGGTGGGAACCGTCCTCTGCCGGCGGGTCAACCTCCCCCTCTCCCCGGCGGGCGAGGAGCGCTTGCAGGCAGTCCTCGCCGACCCACCGGAGACCCTTGGCGGGCGGCGGGTCGCCGAGGTGAACCGGCTGGACGGCACGAAGCTCCTCCTGGAGGACGGGAGCTGGGTCCTCCTTCGCCCCTCGGGTACCGAGCCGATGGTCCGGCTCTACGTGGAGGCGTCCTCGCACGAGCGCCTGGATGTCCTCGAGGCGGCGGGGCGCGCGCTCCTGGATTCGCAATGAGCGAGATCGTGGAGGTCCACGCCCGGGAGATCCTGGATTCCCGAGGGAACCCGACCGTGGAGGTGGAGGTCCTGCTGGAGAGCGGGTCCCGGGGGCGGGCGGCGGTCCCGTCCGGCGCCTCCACCGGGGAGCGCGAGGCTCTCGAGCTCCGGGACGGGGACCCGAAGCGCTACCTGGGCCGGGGGGTGCAGAGCGCGGTGGCGAACGTGAACACGGTCCTCGCCCCCGAGGTCATCGGCCTGGAGGGGCTGGATCAGGCGCGGCTGGACCAGGCCCTCTGTGCCCTCGACGGCACCGCCACCAAGGGGCGCCTCGGCGCGAACGCCCTGCTGGGGGTCTCGCTGGCCACGGCCCACGCCGCCGCCGACGAGGTCGGCCTCCCCCTCTACCGCTACCTGGGCGGGGCGCGCGCCCGGACGCTCCCGGTCCCGATGCTGAACCTCCTGAACGGCGGGCGCCACGCCGACACCACCGTGGATCTCCAGGAGTTCATGGTCATGCCCGTGGGGGCCCCCTCCTTTCGGGAGGCGTTACGGATGGGGGCCGAGATCTTCCATCACCTCCGGGCGGCCTTGCGGGCGCGGGGGCACGCCACCGGGGTGGGGGACGAGGGGGGGTTCGCCCCCAACCTCCGGAGCAATGAGGAGGCGGTGGAGGTGCTCCTGGAGGCCATCCAGCGCGCGGGCTACGCCCCCGGTCGGGAGGTCGCGCTGGCGCTGGATCCCGCTGCAAGCGAATTTTACGCGGAGGGCCGCTACCGGCTGGCGGGGGAAGGGGGGCGGGTCCTCAGCCGGGCGGAGATGGTGGAGTTTTACGCCGGGTGGGTGGAGCGCTACCCGATCGTCTCCATCGAGGACGGGTGCGCGGAAGACGACTGGGAGGGATGGACGCTCCTGACGGCGCGGCTGGGGAGGCAGGTCCAGCTCGTGGGGGATGACCTGTTCGTCACCAACCCGACGCTTCTGCGGGAAGGGATCGCCCGAGGCGTGGCGAACGCCATCCTGATCAAGGTGAACCAGATCGGCACCCTCAGCGAGGCCCTGGAGGCGGTGGGGATCGCGGCGCAGGCAAACTACGCCGCCGTCATCTCGCATCGCTCGGGCGAGACGGAGGACACGACGATCGCCGACCTGGCCGTGGCCACGGGGGTGGGGCAGATCAAGGCGGGATCGGTTTCCCGGACGGACCGGGTGGCCAAGTACAACCGGCTCCTCCGCATCGAGGAGGAGCTGGGTGAGGCGGCCCTCTTCGCCGGGCGGGCTCCCCTGAGGGGGGCGGGCGGGCGAGGGGCGTGATGCCGCGGCCCCCCGAGCAGGAGGGGTGGGAGGGTCCCCGGGAGGGTGGGCGCCGCCGCCGGCTCCTCCTGCTGCTGGGCGGATTCGCCCTCGCGCTCCTCCTGGTCTCCCTCTCCGGTGACGGCTCCCTCATCCGGATCTACCGGCTCTCCCGCCAGCGGGCCAGCCTCCTCCAGGATATCGAGCGCCTCCGGGCCGAGAACGCCCGTCTCCGGCTCGAGGTGGGGGCTCTCCAGCAGGACGAGACGCGCCTGGAGGAGATCGCGCGGAGGAAGCTCGGGCTCGTCCGGCCCGGAGAGGTGATCTATCGCTTTGCCCCTCCCCCGGGATCGTCCGCGGAGGAGGGCGATGCCCCGGCAACCTGGTAGGGGACACGGGGTGGCCGGCCCCCGGGAAATCGTGCGCGTGGGTCGGGGAACCGTGGGGGGAAAGGGCTTGCGGCACTGCATCCGGTCCTTTACACTAAAGGGGTTTTCGGGGAGAGAGCGGCTGATCTCGCGGGGCCGGGGGATCCGGGCCGGGTCCCCCGAGGGGGGCGGGGCGCGTGCCTGAGGAGCGGGTCCTGGTTCTGGGAGGCACCGAGGAGGCCCGACAGAGCCTGGCCCGGGCGGTCGCGGAAGCCGGATACGGGGCGGAGACGGTCGCGGACCTGGGCGCGGCACTCGCCGGGATCGAGCGGAGCCCCTGTGCCCTGGTCTTCCTCCTCGTGGGCGGCGCCGCGACGCGGCCGCTCGACCTCCTGGATCGCCTCCTGCAGGTCCGGCCGGAGCAGGCAGTTGTGGTCGTCGGACCGGGGACGGACCCGGAGTTCAGGGCCGGCGCCCTCAAGCGCGGGGCCTACCAGGTCCTGGAGGAGCCACTCGCGGCGGCCGAGGTGGACTGGGTCCTCCGCAATGGCGCCGAGCGGGCCCGTCTGCTGCAGGCCAACGCCGTCCTCCGGCAGGAGGCCTTCCGCGATGACC
This window harbors:
- a CDS encoding phosphoglucomutase/phosphomannomutase family protein codes for the protein MPPIRFGTSGWRGILAEDFTFARARIVTAAIARYVKESGLAGRGVVVGYDTRFLSEAFAREAAAGLAVRGLPVYLCSRDTPTPAIATEIQHRNAAGGLNITASHNPPEYNGIKFSMASGGPALPEVTAAIEAEANRLLEGPPLPPAALAGPPAAPITPTDPSPPYRERVLALLDIPCLRRARLKVVVDPLYGTGRGYLDTLCREAGCDVTVIHASRDPLFGGGTPEPSAENLADLARAVRETGAHLGLATDGDADRFGLLDTDGTFVEPNYLLGLLLDYLAGTRGWEGGVARSVATSHLVDAAARRRGVPVYETPVGFKYIGDLLTQGKILLGGEESAGLTVRGHVPEKDGILACLLAAELVAASGGLSVAALLQNLYRAVGTVLCRRVNLPLSPAGEERLQAVLADPPETLGGRRVAEVNRLDGTKLLLEDGSWVLLRPSGTEPMVRLYVEASSHERLDVLEAAGRALLDSQ
- a CDS encoding septum formation initiator family protein; this translates as MPRPPEQEGWEGPREGGRRRRLLLLLGGFALALLLVSLSGDGSLIRIYRLSRQRASLLQDIERLRAENARLRLEVGALQQDETRLEEIARRKLGLVRPGEVIYRFAPPPGSSAEEGDAPATW
- the eno gene encoding phosphopyruvate hydratase, producing MSEIVEVHAREILDSRGNPTVEVEVLLESGSRGRAAVPSGASTGEREALELRDGDPKRYLGRGVQSAVANVNTVLAPEVIGLEGLDQARLDQALCALDGTATKGRLGANALLGVSLATAHAAADEVGLPLYRYLGGARARTLPVPMLNLLNGGRHADTTVDLQEFMVMPVGAPSFREALRMGAEIFHHLRAALRARGHATGVGDEGGFAPNLRSNEEAVEVLLEAIQRAGYAPGREVALALDPAASEFYAEGRYRLAGEGGRVLSRAEMVEFYAGWVERYPIVSIEDGCAEDDWEGWTLLTARLGRQVQLVGDDLFVTNPTLLREGIARGVANAILIKVNQIGTLSEALEAVGIAAQANYAAVISHRSGETEDTTIADLAVATGVGQIKAGSVSRTDRVAKYNRLLRIEEELGEAALFAGRAPLRGAGGRGA